Proteins encoded by one window of Erwinia pyrifoliae DSM 12163:
- a CDS encoding cupin domain-containing protein gives MLKIITNGSVPSNQGPEQYFTGTVRIDAPFSGTESARVGGATVTFEPGARTAWHTHPLGQTLIVTQGQGWIQCEGEEIVVMNQGDIIFIPEGIKHWHGATPDNAMTHIAIAESLNGSPVDWMEKVTDAQYKK, from the coding sequence ATGTTGAAAATTATCACTAACGGCTCGGTGCCCTCTAACCAAGGCCCGGAACAATATTTTACCGGTACGGTCAGAATTGATGCGCCTTTTAGTGGTACGGAATCCGCTCGCGTTGGCGGCGCAACGGTGACTTTTGAACCGGGTGCACGCACGGCCTGGCATACACATCCTCTCGGGCAAACGCTGATCGTGACTCAAGGTCAGGGCTGGATCCAGTGTGAAGGTGAAGAAATTGTTGTAATGAACCAGGGTGACATTATTTTCATTCCGGAGGGCATTAAGCACTGGCATGGAGCCACACCCGATAACGCTATGACGCACATTGCTATCGCCGAATCCCTGAACGGTAGCCCGGTAGACTGGATGGAAAAAGTGACTGACGCACAATATAAAAAATAA
- a CDS encoding LysR family transcriptional regulator, producing the protein MLRENFNDIIKLVMISKEKSFTRAAAKLGVSQSALSHSIRGLEERLKTRLLTRTTRSVAATEAGERLIKSVGPMIDDIEKALLHLTENVGSISGNIRITAGEHALSSTLWPLLKPFLQAYPDVNVELSVDNTLTDIVSGRFDAGVRLGESIEKDMVAVRIGPDWRMSAVASPEYLAQYGIPETPYELQNHRCINMRLPTLGGLYSWEFSKEGKGIKVKVEGQLIFNNLPSRIDAALSGMGIAYVPEDSVQQYVEDGRLQHLLEEWCEPFNGYYLYYPSRKQHTAAFSKLIEAVRLKG; encoded by the coding sequence ATGCTCAGAGAAAATTTCAATGATATCATTAAGTTAGTGATGATCTCTAAAGAGAAAAGTTTTACGCGTGCTGCCGCAAAATTAGGCGTATCACAATCTGCACTCAGCCATTCAATTCGTGGTTTAGAGGAGAGATTGAAAACAAGATTGCTCACGCGAACCACGCGTAGCGTGGCGGCGACAGAAGCAGGTGAAAGGCTGATAAAAAGCGTTGGTCCCATGATTGATGATATTGAAAAAGCATTACTTCACCTCACCGAAAATGTAGGCTCTATCTCCGGTAACATTCGAATTACTGCGGGCGAGCACGCACTGTCATCAACACTTTGGCCACTTTTAAAACCATTTCTACAAGCTTACCCAGATGTGAACGTTGAATTATCTGTGGACAACACATTGACAGATATTGTGAGTGGACGATTTGATGCCGGAGTAAGGCTGGGTGAATCCATTGAAAAAGATATGGTCGCCGTCAGAATTGGGCCTGACTGGAGAATGTCCGCTGTTGCCTCCCCAGAATACCTTGCTCAATATGGTATTCCCGAAACACCCTATGAACTGCAAAATCATCGCTGTATCAATATGCGTCTTCCGACTTTAGGTGGACTCTATAGTTGGGAGTTCAGTAAAGAGGGTAAAGGCATTAAAGTTAAAGTCGAAGGGCAACTTATTTTCAATAATCTTCCATCAAGAATTGATGCCGCGTTGTCAGGGATGGGAATAGCCTATGTCCCGGAAGATTCCGTACAACAATATGTTGAAGATGGCAGACTGCAACATCTTCTGGAAGAATGGTGCGAACCTTTTAATGGATATTATCTCTATTACCCTAGTCGAAAACAACATACTGCTGCATTTTCTAAACTTATTGAAGCAGTAAGGTTAAAAGGTTGA
- a CDS encoding SDR family oxidoreductase, translating to MKDVYVVIGAGSIGQAIVRRVSQRKTVLLADLRPENTESAARVLRDAGFVISTTAVDVSSRESIQQLVKTATTTGSVKGVIHAAGVSPSQASPETILKVDLYGTAVVLEEFGQVIAEGGSGIVVASQSGHRLPPLSVEQNEALAVTPSEELLTLAFLKETAYTDSLLAYQYSKRGNALRVMAEAVKWGKRGARVNTISPGIIYTPLANDELSGPRGAGYRNMLELSPAGRGGTPDEVAALAALLMGPEGGFITGSDFLMDGGVTASYWYGDLKPAR from the coding sequence ATGAAAGACGTTTATGTCGTTATTGGTGCGGGTTCAATTGGTCAGGCTATCGTACGCCGGGTGAGTCAGAGGAAGACGGTCTTATTAGCCGATCTCCGCCCCGAAAACACGGAGAGTGCTGCCAGGGTTCTCCGTGACGCGGGTTTCGTTATTTCAACGACCGCCGTTGATGTGTCTTCTCGAGAATCCATCCAGCAGTTGGTGAAAACGGCGACAACTACAGGCTCCGTTAAAGGTGTTATCCATGCCGCTGGGGTTTCCCCGTCTCAGGCATCACCTGAAACCATTTTGAAAGTGGATCTATATGGCACTGCCGTGGTGCTGGAGGAATTTGGGCAGGTGATTGCAGAAGGTGGTTCAGGCATTGTTGTCGCTTCTCAATCAGGCCACCGACTACCGCCACTCTCAGTAGAGCAGAATGAAGCACTGGCAGTTACCCCTTCCGAAGAGCTGTTGACCTTAGCGTTCCTCAAAGAAACCGCCTATACAGATTCGCTTCTGGCCTATCAGTACTCGAAACGTGGCAACGCGTTGCGCGTGATGGCAGAAGCGGTTAAATGGGGCAAGCGCGGTGCCAGAGTCAATACGATTAGTCCCGGTATTATCTATACACCTCTGGCAAATGATGAGCTTTCCGGGCCGCGCGGCGCGGGTTATCGTAACATGCTGGAACTTTCTCCGGCGGGGCGAGGTGGTACGCCAGATGAAGTGGCTGCTTTAGCGGCTTTATTAATGGGACCTGAAGGCGGCTTTATTACCGGTAGCGATTTCCTGATGGATGGTGGCGTGACGGCATCATACTGGTATGGCGATTTGAAACCAGCAAGGTAA
- a CDS encoding SDR family oxidoreductase, with protein sequence MYRAMVNASPAKRMAPPEEMAIASAFLPGSDAGAITGSDLLVDGGVIAAIRASVKLHQRGEAPA encoded by the coding sequence ATCTACCGCGCCATGGTAAACGCCTCACCAGCAAAGCGCATGGCTCCCCCGGAAGAAATGGCTATCGCTTCAGCATTCTTACCTGGCTCAGATGCAGGCGCTATTACAGGCAGTGACCTGCTGGTTGATGGCGGTGTCATTGCTGCGATACGTGCATCAGTGAAACTGCATCAACGCGGAGAAGCCCCTGCCTGA
- a CDS encoding Gfo/Idh/MocA family protein, whose product MSISKIRVGITGTGGWARYGHIPTLLALDNFDIVALAGRNKEKVEKYAAQFGIARAYASPDELLASPDIDLVVVLAPTPEHGRLAKAVIEAGKDVYSEWPLSTSTAESQQILALARAKGVKHIVGLQRRFSPSSRYWHDLIKQGCVGKIRAVRMSVGIDAFGEVMPEFARWALDAANFTELLSIYGGHFHDMLFHGVGFPQKLTAVVKNQFPLTTIAETGEKVPYTSPNEVMVIGTLSDGGLFSIQLEGGQKHRTGLQIDITGTEGVLRITNAHGFENKDDNSLAIMRNGVEAFAALPVPAEYAFLPVSHLDASSQDVAYLYTAYARDKATGSDEATTFEDAVNQHRLIDQITESSARFFS is encoded by the coding sequence ATGAGTATCAGTAAAATTCGCGTGGGTATCACTGGCACCGGGGGATGGGCGCGTTACGGCCATATTCCCACACTGCTGGCGCTGGACAATTTTGACATCGTCGCGCTTGCGGGCCGCAATAAGGAAAAAGTTGAGAAATATGCTGCTCAGTTCGGGATCGCTCGGGCTTACGCCAGCCCGGATGAACTGCTGGCCAGTCCGGACATCGACTTGGTCGTGGTGCTGGCGCCCACGCCCGAGCACGGGCGGCTGGCAAAGGCGGTGATCGAAGCCGGTAAGGACGTTTACAGCGAATGGCCACTTTCCACCTCCACTGCGGAATCACAACAGATTCTGGCGCTGGCGCGCGCGAAAGGCGTGAAGCATATCGTCGGCCTTCAGCGTCGCTTCTCGCCCAGCTCTCGTTACTGGCACGACCTGATTAAGCAGGGCTGCGTTGGCAAAATCAGGGCGGTACGCATGTCGGTAGGCATTGACGCCTTTGGTGAGGTGATGCCAGAGTTCGCCCGGTGGGCGCTGGATGCGGCCAATTTCACCGAACTGCTGTCGATTTACGGTGGTCACTTCCACGATATGCTGTTCCATGGTGTGGGTTTCCCACAAAAGCTGACCGCCGTCGTTAAAAACCAGTTTCCGCTTACGACCATTGCCGAAACGGGCGAGAAAGTACCCTATACCAGCCCGAATGAGGTGATGGTTATCGGAACGCTCTCTGACGGCGGGTTATTCTCGATTCAGCTTGAAGGCGGACAAAAACATCGTACCGGTCTGCAGATCGATATTACTGGTACGGAGGGCGTATTGCGTATTACCAATGCGCATGGCTTTGAGAACAAAGACGATAATTCGCTTGCGATAATGCGCAACGGCGTCGAGGCTTTTGCAGCACTGCCCGTGCCCGCTGAATACGCATTTTTACCGGTCTCCCATCTTGATGCCAGCTCCCAGGATGTGGCCTACCTCTATACAGCATATGCCCGTGACAAAGCCACGGGTTCAGATGAGGCCACAACCTTTGAGGATGCGGTGAATCAGCACCGGCTTATCGACCAGATCACCGAATCGTCTGCACGCTTCTTCAGCTAA
- a CDS encoding LysR family transcriptional regulator, giving the protein MFISKSMQVFITLYQEKSLKTAADKLCLTVPPVSRMLKLTEGWVGEQLFIIERNNITPTPAADCIYQQLLPLYMALKNMTRRHPEQQEFLIASPYISTSILSDLLTISESALPKCSSIKYAECIHPDDDIYISLQPVEFPMHFEPIRMDLVLELCCSKNVGDKWLHMPILAESETKKLKYFQRSLAELHARGGSGVLRQVDNPSHLQSTFKSGEGLLFRLPPKNTMVKDYQSLPVISHCPLFIYVNTLKKDKRHNCFTAKLKELLP; this is encoded by the coding sequence ATGTTTATATCTAAATCGATGCAGGTTTTTATCACTCTGTATCAGGAAAAAAGTCTGAAAACTGCAGCTGATAAGCTATGTCTGACGGTACCACCTGTTTCACGTATGTTAAAACTCACTGAAGGTTGGGTGGGTGAACAACTCTTCATTATTGAACGAAATAATATCACCCCGACCCCGGCAGCGGATTGTATCTATCAGCAGCTTTTACCGCTTTACATGGCGCTGAAAAATATGACAAGAAGACATCCGGAGCAGCAAGAGTTCTTGATTGCCTCGCCTTATATATCAACATCAATATTATCGGATCTGCTGACTATCAGTGAGAGTGCACTGCCAAAGTGCTCATCGATAAAATATGCAGAGTGCATCCATCCTGATGACGATATATATATCAGCCTACAGCCTGTAGAATTTCCGATGCATTTTGAACCGATAAGAATGGACCTGGTTCTGGAGCTTTGCTGTTCTAAAAATGTGGGGGATAAGTGGTTACATATGCCAATTTTAGCTGAAAGTGAGACCAAGAAGCTAAAATACTTCCAGCGATCGCTCGCTGAACTTCATGCACGAGGAGGAAGCGGTGTGCTGAGGCAGGTTGATAATCCATCACATCTTCAGTCCACATTTAAAAGCGGCGAAGGGCTGCTGTTTCGCCTTCCCCCTAAGAATACGATGGTAAAAGATTACCAGTCTCTTCCTGTCATTTCACACTGCCCCCTTTTTATTTATGTTAACACCTTAAAAAAAGATAAAAGGCATAATTGTTTTACCGCTAAACTTAAGGAGTTATTGCCATGA
- a CDS encoding type III secretion system chaperone, which produces MTASQQQVERFLQYFSAGCKTPIHLKDGVCALYNEQNEEAAVLEIPEHSDSLLLHCRIIETDPQTSITLYSMLLQLNFEMAAMRGCWLALDELHNVRLCFQQPLEHLDEASFSDIISGFIEQAAEVREYIAQSDDSSAA; this is translated from the coding sequence ATGACAGCGTCACAGCAGCAGGTTGAACGGTTTTTACAGTATTTTTCCGCCGGGTGTAAAACGCCTATTCATCTGAAAGACGGGGTATGCGCCCTGTATAATGAACAAAATGAGGAGGCGGCGGTGCTGGAAATACCGGAACACAGCGACAGCCTGTTGCTTCACTGCCGAATCATTGAGACCGACCCACAGACATCAATAACGCTTTATTCGATGTTATTGCAGCTGAATTTTGAGATGGCGGCCATGCGTGGCTGTTGGCTGGCGCTGGACGAACTGCACAATGTGCGTTTATGTTTTCAGCAGCCGCTGGAGCATCTGGATGAAGCGAGTTTTAGCGATATCATTAGCGGCTTTATCGAACAGGCGGCAGAAGTACGTGAGTATATAGCACAATCAGACGATAGTAGCGCGGCATAA